Proteins from one Corynebacterium epidermidicanis genomic window:
- the mraY gene encoding phospho-N-acetylmuramoyl-pentapeptide-transferase translates to MTQIIIGGVVSFIVAIFLTPLLIRFFSAEGLGQEIREDGPRSHLRKRGTPTMGGIAIIAGIVLGYLVSGLYAISSGKEAFTASGLIVLGLTVALGGLGFADDYIKLAMGRNLGLNKKAKLIGQLAVALLFGWALLSFEDENGLKPGSTQLSFVRDFDTFDIAVGGGVFGTILFLIFIYILLSAWSNAVNLTDGLDGLAAGSTAMVMGAYTMITFWQFRNSCDVTVEPGCFSVRDPLELAVLAATGLGACLGFLWWNAAPAKIFMGDTGSLALGGMVAGLSVVSRTELLMIVIGALFVIEAASVVIQVVVFRTRGTRFFRMAPFHHHFENGGWAETTVVIRFWLLSAMACIAGLALFYNDWLGSAGV, encoded by the coding sequence GTGACTCAGATAATCATCGGCGGAGTGGTGAGCTTTATTGTCGCCATATTTCTGACGCCCTTGCTCATCCGTTTCTTCAGTGCGGAGGGGCTCGGCCAAGAAATCCGCGAAGACGGACCGCGGTCACACCTGCGCAAGCGAGGTACCCCAACTATGGGTGGCATCGCGATCATTGCTGGCATTGTGCTGGGGTATCTAGTCTCCGGGCTTTACGCGATCTCCTCCGGGAAGGAAGCTTTCACCGCTTCGGGGCTCATTGTCCTCGGCTTGACGGTCGCGCTAGGCGGGCTCGGTTTTGCCGATGACTACATCAAGCTCGCGATGGGAAGAAACCTGGGGCTGAACAAGAAAGCAAAGCTCATCGGCCAGTTAGCTGTCGCGTTGTTGTTCGGCTGGGCATTGCTGAGCTTCGAAGATGAAAACGGATTGAAGCCAGGCTCGACTCAACTATCTTTCGTGCGAGACTTTGACACATTCGACATCGCCGTGGGGGGAGGAGTGTTTGGCACGATCCTTTTCCTGATTTTTATCTACATTCTGCTTTCCGCATGGTCGAACGCCGTCAACCTCACCGATGGACTAGACGGCCTCGCAGCGGGATCTACCGCAATGGTGATGGGTGCGTACACCATGATCACTTTCTGGCAGTTTCGTAACTCCTGCGATGTCACCGTGGAGCCAGGCTGCTTCTCCGTCCGGGATCCATTGGAGCTGGCTGTTTTGGCCGCCACCGGTTTAGGTGCTTGCCTTGGCTTTTTGTGGTGGAATGCTGCTCCTGCGAAAATCTTCATGGGAGACACTGGTTCGCTTGCGTTGGGCGGAATGGTCGCGGGACTTTCGGTCGTATCGCGTACCGAGCTACTCATGATTGTCATCGGTGCGCTGTTCGTCATTGAGGCTGCTTCGGTGGTTATCCAAGTGGTTGTGTTCCGAACTCGTGGCACTCGCTTCTTCCGGATGGCCCCATTCCATCACCATTTCGAAAACGGCGGCTGGGCCGAGACGACGGTAGTGATCCGTTTCTGGTTGCTATCCGCTATGGCGTGCATCGCAGGTCTGGCGTTGTTTTACAATGACTGGCTCGGCTCAGCAGGGGTGTAA
- a CDS encoding UDP-N-acetylmuramoyl-tripeptide--D-alanyl-D-alanine ligase: MIRLTLTEIAQAVDGQLIDGAVPEATVDSTVEFDSRKITPGALFVALPGQRVDGHDFVAGAIEQGAVAALVARSVGQPAVLVPPATPTEAQAQTYAFAHDATGATAAVLQAMSKLARYVVDKCTAAGLKVVGVTGSAGKTSTKDLLATTLRVAGETVAPPGSFNNEIGHPYTALRCTEDTEFLVAEMSARGIGHIAHLAEIAPPHIGVVLNVGSAHLGEFGSRANIAQAKGELVAALPAEGLAVLNADDDLVSAMADRTAARVVTFSTRRRADYYATNIRLDEVARASFVLHTPGEEVGHPVSLQVFGEHQVSNALAAAAVGVEAGLTPAQVAAAISSHRNASANRMDVQTRADGVTVINDSYNANPDSMRAGIAALSFTAHGRPEVKSWAVLGAMAELGDEAIAEHEALADVLVTMRIDNLVVVGSDVNSHALATAAERCGIDTMVADSADAAINIVDQGLGRGDVVLVKASNSAGLWRVAEGLLAPKG, encoded by the coding sequence ATGATCCGGCTAACACTCACCGAAATTGCTCAGGCTGTCGACGGTCAGCTCATCGACGGTGCAGTTCCCGAGGCCACCGTTGACTCAACTGTCGAGTTTGACTCACGGAAAATTACGCCCGGGGCGCTTTTCGTGGCGTTGCCAGGACAACGCGTGGACGGACATGACTTCGTCGCCGGGGCAATTGAACAAGGCGCGGTTGCCGCGCTCGTCGCTCGCTCGGTAGGACAACCTGCGGTTCTGGTTCCGCCTGCAACTCCTACCGAGGCCCAAGCGCAGACCTATGCTTTCGCCCATGATGCGACCGGGGCGACGGCAGCCGTATTGCAGGCAATGAGTAAGTTGGCGCGGTATGTCGTCGATAAGTGCACGGCTGCTGGCCTGAAAGTGGTGGGGGTGACCGGTTCGGCGGGTAAAACCTCAACGAAGGACCTGCTGGCTACAACCCTGCGTGTGGCCGGGGAGACGGTTGCGCCTCCGGGATCGTTCAACAATGAGATCGGACACCCGTACACGGCGCTTCGATGCACCGAGGACACTGAGTTTTTGGTTGCGGAGATGTCGGCACGCGGCATTGGCCATATCGCTCATCTCGCCGAGATCGCTCCGCCGCATATCGGTGTGGTGCTCAACGTGGGATCGGCACACTTGGGTGAGTTCGGCTCGCGGGCCAATATCGCGCAAGCCAAGGGCGAGTTGGTGGCTGCCCTACCAGCCGAAGGTTTAGCGGTATTAAATGCTGACGACGACTTGGTGTCCGCGATGGCGGATCGCACGGCAGCTCGGGTGGTGACGTTTTCCACTCGCCGTCGCGCGGACTACTATGCCACCAACATTCGCTTGGATGAGGTGGCAAGGGCAAGTTTTGTGCTTCACACGCCTGGGGAAGAAGTCGGGCACCCGGTCAGCCTGCAAGTGTTCGGTGAACACCAGGTGTCTAATGCGCTGGCTGCTGCTGCGGTCGGCGTCGAAGCTGGCCTAACCCCAGCGCAAGTGGCTGCGGCAATCTCGTCGCATCGTAATGCTTCAGCCAACCGCATGGACGTGCAGACCAGGGCCGATGGAGTAACGGTCATTAACGACTCCTACAACGCTAATCCGGATTCCATGCGAGCGGGAATTGCGGCACTGAGCTTCACTGCGCACGGTCGGCCCGAAGTGAAAAGCTGGGCAGTGCTCGGGGCAATGGCTGAGCTTGGCGATGAGGCGATCGCCGAGCATGAAGCGCTGGCAGATGTACTGGTCACGATGCGTATCGACAATCTCGTGGTGGTCGGCTCGGATGTGAACAGCCATGCGCTGGCCACGGCTGCCGAGCGCTGCGGGATCGACACCATGGTGGCTGATTCGGCCGACGCCGCAATCAACATCGTGGACCAAGGTCTGGGTAGAGGCGATGTGGTGCTGGTGAAAGCTTCCAATTCAGCGGGGCTCTGGCGAGTCGCAGAGGGATTGCTTGCGCCAAAAGGCTGA
- a CDS encoding UDP-N-acetylmuramoyl-L-alanyl-D-glutamate--2,6-diaminopimelate ligase, with product MTLTLNELIDISGGTLVGQPQELTFDHITLNSKELRPGSLFAALPGLHAHGARFAAGSQAAAILTDEAGAQLLAEGHEVRPVVVVEDIRAILGKVSAEVFGNPSKQLTIIGVTGTSGKTTTTYLLEAGLIAEGHTVGLIGTTGTRIDGVPVPTSLTTPEAPKLQELFQLMVEKGVSHVVMEVSSHAISLGRITGTRFAAGGFTNLSQDHLDFHATMEEYFQAKAGFFATGSQTRAETAVIMIDDDWGQKMAAIAGTDAITVSTTGQPAAITAGEVSVDAAGVQNFTVTVRGESFPVTLTLPGQFNVANATLAIALAAETGSDLSRFISGIANVGVPGRMERIDEGQGFLAVVDYAHKPAAVAAVLDSVRSQINGRLGVVLGAGGDRDPLKRPLMGAAAVERADFVVITDDNPRSEDPATIRAAVMEGATKASADMAHAPELHEIGDRGQAIIAAVEWAQPGDAIIVAGKGHENGQLIAGVNHPFDDREHVRAALKNRQS from the coding sequence ATGACTCTTACCCTCAACGAACTTATCGACATTTCAGGTGGCACCTTGGTTGGGCAACCCCAAGAGCTCACCTTCGACCACATCACGCTCAATTCCAAAGAATTACGCCCAGGGTCACTGTTCGCAGCTCTTCCCGGGTTGCATGCTCACGGTGCACGCTTTGCCGCTGGTTCGCAAGCTGCGGCTATTCTCACCGATGAGGCGGGAGCTCAGCTGTTGGCGGAAGGCCATGAAGTCCGGCCTGTAGTCGTGGTGGAGGATATTCGGGCGATCCTCGGCAAAGTTTCTGCGGAAGTCTTCGGCAATCCCTCGAAGCAACTCACCATAATCGGGGTGACCGGTACATCGGGCAAAACGACCACCACCTACTTGCTTGAGGCAGGATTGATTGCTGAAGGGCACACAGTCGGTTTGATTGGAACCACCGGCACTCGCATCGACGGCGTCCCAGTACCAACGAGCCTCACCACCCCGGAAGCGCCGAAGCTTCAAGAGCTGTTCCAACTTATGGTGGAAAAAGGGGTCAGCCACGTTGTTATGGAAGTCTCTAGCCATGCAATTTCGCTCGGCCGAATCACTGGCACCCGGTTTGCCGCCGGAGGTTTCACCAACCTTTCCCAAGACCACCTAGATTTTCACGCGACCATGGAAGAGTACTTCCAAGCAAAAGCTGGTTTCTTCGCCACTGGTTCGCAGACACGCGCCGAAACGGCGGTCATCATGATCGACGACGACTGGGGTCAAAAAATGGCTGCGATCGCCGGTACCGATGCCATCACCGTTTCCACCACCGGTCAACCGGCAGCTATCACCGCAGGGGAAGTCAGCGTTGATGCAGCTGGGGTGCAGAACTTTACCGTGACCGTTCGTGGCGAGAGCTTCCCGGTCACCCTCACCCTTCCTGGCCAATTCAATGTAGCTAATGCGACGCTGGCTATCGCCCTGGCGGCTGAAACCGGCAGCGATCTCAGCCGATTCATCAGTGGGATCGCCAACGTTGGGGTCCCGGGGCGCATGGAGCGTATCGACGAAGGGCAGGGCTTTCTCGCAGTAGTGGACTATGCCCACAAGCCGGCTGCGGTCGCCGCCGTCCTTGATTCTGTGCGCAGCCAAATTAACGGGCGACTGGGCGTTGTCCTTGGTGCAGGTGGAGATCGCGACCCACTCAAGCGGCCCCTCATGGGAGCCGCTGCCGTGGAGCGGGCCGATTTTGTGGTGATTACCGATGACAACCCACGCTCGGAAGACCCTGCCACCATTCGCGCCGCCGTCATGGAAGGTGCCACTAAAGCTAGCGCAGATATGGCACATGCCCCCGAGCTTCATGAAATTGGCGATCGTGGTCAAGCAATTATCGCCGCTGTCGAGTGGGCACAACCAGGTGATGCCATAATTGTGGCAGGAAAAGGTCACGAGAACGGGCAATTGATTGCGGGCGTCAATCATCCTTTTGATGACCGTGAACATGTCCGGGCCGCTTTAAAGAATCGGCAATCCTAG
- a CDS encoding peptidoglycan D,D-transpeptidase FtsI family protein, translating to MRPDGPAVPKTSREKKRFKFARGLAVAASIALVARLGWVQVVWGPEFSAKAQEQRARVYVDPARRGEITDRNGSPLAYTMQARSLTVSPQRLRMEIKERARQQLAIDGKLAAIPQEQRDAVLEQMLQDKLEEMAQEIPKAIEAAGASRSKVNSDDLKTKLRADTHYEVLVRNVDPDVAADVAKRFPGVAADHQDIRQYPNGAVGENVVGKISMDGEGQFGLEAAQDALLAGVDGRVTQDVSANGQAIPGTLRDDIPVTNGAGIELTLDLNLQTYVQQQLEQAKANSKAKSAAAVVLDAKTGEVLAMANTDTVDPTGDVSKQVERGKSFDNPAVTHPFEPGSVAKIITAAAAIEGKLTTPDEVLQVPGSINMSGVNVRDAWSHGTVGYTTTGVFGKSSNVGTLMLAQRVGEDTFASYLEKFGIGKATGIELPSETQGLLPARSQWSGGTFANLPIGQGMSMSLLQMTSIYQTLANGGTRIEPRIIKKVTGPDGGELRQPEPQKTQVVSPETARTVVDMFRSVTQKDPTGVQSGTGAGAGIEGYQVSGKTGTAQKVDPVTQAYSNDKYWITFAGIAPADNPRFVIGIVLDEPQRGVHGEGGQSAAPLFHDIGAWLLNRDNVPLSPPQEGQLVLQAN from the coding sequence ATGCGTCCTGACGGCCCGGCAGTGCCAAAGACTTCCCGGGAAAAGAAGCGCTTCAAATTTGCCCGTGGTCTCGCTGTTGCAGCCTCAATTGCCCTTGTTGCCCGCTTAGGCTGGGTGCAAGTGGTGTGGGGGCCGGAGTTCTCGGCGAAAGCTCAAGAACAACGCGCCCGCGTGTACGTGGACCCCGCACGTCGCGGAGAGATCACGGATCGAAACGGTAGCCCTTTGGCATACACCATGCAGGCTCGATCGCTGACCGTGTCACCACAGCGGCTGCGCATGGAAATCAAAGAACGAGCTCGGCAACAGCTCGCGATCGACGGCAAGCTCGCGGCCATCCCACAGGAGCAACGCGACGCCGTGCTTGAACAAATGCTGCAGGACAAACTCGAGGAGATGGCGCAGGAGATCCCCAAGGCCATCGAAGCTGCCGGTGCGTCCCGAAGCAAAGTCAATTCAGACGACCTGAAAACAAAACTGCGAGCAGACACGCACTACGAGGTACTCGTGCGCAATGTCGACCCGGATGTGGCAGCGGACGTAGCCAAGCGATTCCCCGGGGTAGCAGCCGATCATCAAGATATAAGGCAGTACCCCAACGGTGCGGTCGGCGAAAATGTGGTTGGCAAGATCTCCATGGACGGCGAAGGCCAGTTTGGCCTCGAAGCTGCCCAAGACGCCCTGCTCGCAGGTGTCGACGGTCGAGTCACCCAAGACGTCTCCGCCAATGGTCAGGCTATCCCGGGCACGCTTCGCGACGACATCCCGGTCACCAACGGTGCTGGCATTGAACTCACCCTCGACCTCAATCTGCAGACTTATGTCCAGCAACAACTGGAGCAGGCAAAGGCAAATTCCAAAGCTAAGAGTGCTGCTGCAGTGGTGCTCGATGCTAAGACAGGAGAAGTCTTAGCGATGGCTAATACTGATACTGTCGACCCGACCGGGGATGTTTCAAAGCAAGTAGAACGAGGCAAGAGCTTTGATAACCCGGCTGTCACACACCCCTTCGAACCCGGTTCGGTAGCAAAGATTATCACCGCAGCTGCCGCGATTGAAGGGAAGCTGACCACCCCGGACGAAGTGCTACAAGTGCCTGGGTCTATCAACATGTCGGGCGTTAATGTTCGGGACGCCTGGAGCCACGGGACCGTCGGATACACCACCACCGGTGTATTCGGAAAATCCTCCAACGTGGGCACGTTGATGCTTGCCCAGCGCGTGGGAGAGGATACCTTCGCAAGCTATCTGGAAAAGTTTGGCATTGGCAAAGCCACTGGCATTGAGCTGCCAAGTGAGACCCAGGGGCTCTTGCCGGCTCGATCCCAATGGTCCGGAGGCACATTTGCCAACCTTCCGATCGGTCAAGGTATGTCGATGTCCTTGCTGCAAATGACGAGCATTTACCAAACGCTGGCCAACGGAGGTACCCGGATCGAACCACGCATCATCAAGAAGGTAACCGGTCCAGATGGTGGCGAACTACGCCAGCCTGAACCGCAGAAGACGCAGGTAGTGAGCCCCGAGACTGCGCGGACTGTCGTCGATATGTTCCGCAGTGTGACCCAAAAGGACCCAACCGGCGTGCAAAGTGGTACTGGTGCCGGAGCGGGCATCGAAGGCTACCAAGTTTCTGGAAAGACCGGTACCGCGCAAAAAGTGGATCCGGTTACTCAGGCGTACTCCAATGACAAGTATTGGATTACCTTCGCGGGCATCGCACCTGCCGACAACCCACGATTCGTCATTGGCATCGTCCTCGACGAACCGCAACGTGGCGTACACGGCGAGGGCGGACAGTCTGCCGCGCCGCTGTTCCACGACATTGGTGCTTGGCTGTTGAACCGTGACAATGTTCCGCTCTCACCGCCACAAGAGGGACAACTCGTACTCCAAGCTAACTAG
- the rsmH gene encoding 16S rRNA (cytosine(1402)-N(4))-methyltransferase RsmH, whose amino-acid sequence MTTNEHGHIPVMRDRMAQLLQPAVDKLGEQAVIVDGTLGAGGHTEYFLQQFPKASVIGIDRDAQALADATRRLAAFPGRFVGVHTRFDGLGEAIDAGEGEIFDKVRAAGVAGALFDLGVSSMQLDQAERGFAYKVDAPLDMRMDPSRGITAADVLNTYSHGELAHVLKAYGDERFAGKIASAVLREREKEPFKNSARLVELLYATIPAATRRTGGHPAKRTFQALRVEVNGELDALANVIPVICDRLALGGRVVFMSYQSLEDKIVKKALAQLTTSKTPQGLPMDLPGTAAEFRLVTRGAETASEQEIDDNPRAAPVRVRAAERIATADGEENS is encoded by the coding sequence ATGACCACGAACGAACACGGACACATCCCAGTGATGCGTGACCGGATGGCGCAATTGCTCCAACCGGCCGTCGACAAGCTTGGCGAGCAAGCAGTCATCGTTGACGGGACGTTGGGTGCCGGTGGGCACACCGAATATTTCCTGCAGCAGTTCCCCAAGGCAAGTGTGATCGGTATTGATCGCGACGCGCAGGCGCTTGCCGATGCCACCCGCCGGTTGGCTGCTTTCCCGGGTCGATTCGTAGGAGTTCATACCCGGTTCGACGGACTGGGTGAGGCAATTGATGCTGGTGAAGGTGAGATTTTTGATAAGGTACGCGCAGCGGGAGTGGCCGGCGCGCTCTTTGACCTGGGTGTTTCCTCGATGCAACTTGATCAGGCCGAGCGCGGATTCGCCTACAAGGTAGACGCTCCATTGGATATGCGCATGGACCCGTCGCGGGGCATTACCGCAGCGGACGTGCTGAACACTTACTCCCACGGCGAGTTGGCACATGTGCTCAAAGCCTATGGCGACGAGCGCTTCGCGGGGAAAATCGCCTCGGCAGTGCTTCGGGAACGGGAAAAGGAACCGTTTAAGAATTCGGCGCGTCTGGTGGAGCTGCTATATGCAACTATTCCGGCCGCTACCCGTCGAACCGGCGGGCACCCAGCAAAGCGGACCTTCCAGGCCCTGCGTGTGGAAGTCAACGGTGAGCTCGACGCACTGGCCAACGTGATTCCAGTTATCTGCGATCGTTTGGCGCTTGGTGGTCGTGTGGTCTTCATGAGTTACCAGTCCTTGGAAGACAAGATCGTCAAGAAGGCATTGGCGCAGTTGACGACCTCAAAGACCCCGCAAGGACTACCGATGGACCTCCCGGGCACCGCAGCCGAATTCCGGCTGGTGACCCGTGGTGCCGAAACCGCTTCCGAACAAGAAATTGACGACAACCCCCGGGCCGCACCCGTGCGTGTGCGCGCGGCCGAACGAATCGCTACAGCGGACGGAGAGGAAAACTCATGA
- the mraZ gene encoding division/cell wall cluster transcriptional repressor MraZ: protein MFLGTYTPKLDDKGRLTLPAKFREELAGGLMITKGQDHSLAVYPKAEFEERARKAALVSRTNPEARAFIRNLAASADEQRPDGQGRITLSAPHRTYAGLTKECVVIGSVDFLEIWDAEAWANYQAETEAAYSAGEDDVLGGLL, encoded by the coding sequence ATGTTTCTTGGTACCTACACGCCAAAACTGGATGACAAGGGTCGATTGACTCTGCCGGCGAAATTTCGTGAGGAATTAGCTGGAGGGTTGATGATCACCAAGGGGCAAGACCACTCGTTGGCCGTGTACCCGAAGGCGGAGTTTGAGGAACGGGCTCGCAAAGCCGCATTGGTCTCTCGAACCAATCCGGAAGCGCGCGCATTTATTCGTAACTTGGCAGCAAGTGCGGATGAACAGCGTCCCGATGGACAAGGGCGAATTACCTTGTCTGCCCCTCATCGCACATACGCCGGGTTGACCAAAGAATGTGTCGTGATTGGTTCGGTCGATTTTCTAGAGATCTGGGACGCAGAGGCATGGGCCAACTACCAAGCGGAAACTGAAGCTGCTTACTCCGCCGGCGAAGACGACGTCTTGGGTGGATTGCTTTAG